The following proteins are encoded in a genomic region of Porphyrobacter sp. CACIAM 03H1:
- the hslV gene encoding ATP-dependent protease subunit HslV, whose product MSNDPSAHGLVQWHGTTIIGVRRGGTTVIAGDGQVSMGNTVMKPNARKVRRIGNGSVIAGFAGATADAFTLFERLEKKLEQYSGQLMRASVELAKDWRTDKYLRNLEALMIVADKDTLLVLTGNGDVLEPVGEIAAIGSGGNFALAAARALADYEQDAETIARKAMAVAAEICVFTNGNLTVETV is encoded by the coding sequence ATGAGCAACGATCCATCGGCCCACGGCCTCGTGCAATGGCACGGCACCACCATCATCGGCGTCCGCCGCGGCGGCACCACCGTCATCGCCGGTGACGGGCAGGTGTCGATGGGCAACACCGTGATGAAGCCCAATGCCCGCAAGGTCCGCCGCATCGGCAACGGCTCCGTGATCGCGGGCTTCGCCGGGGCGACGGCGGATGCCTTCACCCTGTTCGAGCGGCTCGAGAAGAAGCTCGAGCAATATTCCGGCCAGCTGATGCGCGCCTCGGTGGAGCTCGCCAAGGACTGGCGCACCGACAAGTACCTGCGCAACCTCGAGGCGCTGATGATCGTCGCCGACAAGGACACGCTGCTGGTGCTGACCGGCAACGGCGACGTGCTGGAACCGGTGGGCGAGATCGCCGCGATCGGATCGGGCGGGAACTTCGCCCTGGCCGCCGCGCGGGCGCTCGCCGATTACGAGCAGGATGCCGAGACCATTGCCCGCAAGGCGATGGCGGTCGCGGCCGAGATCTGCGTCTTCACCAACGGCAATTTGACGGTCGAGACGGTTTAG
- a CDS encoding outer membrane protein assembly factor BamE, with the protein MNSGWRKAGGAVLLALAGLGLPACSAIRESRGYIVDPTLTSLIQPKIDNQQSVEGTLGRPTFTSQFGTPTWYYVSSITGQRPFNRPRIRDHSVLAVTFDERGRVSEVKRSGVEQVVFLDPNGNKTPTLGRERGFLEDLFGNIGQVGGAGVGGAPGGGPNGQ; encoded by the coding sequence ATGAATTCCGGCTGGCGCAAGGCTGGCGGCGCGGTGCTGCTGGCGCTCGCGGGCCTGGGGCTGCCGGCCTGCTCGGCGATCCGCGAATCGCGCGGCTACATCGTCGATCCCACCCTGACCTCGCTGATCCAGCCCAAGATCGACAACCAGCAGTCGGTGGAAGGCACGCTCGGCCGCCCGACCTTCACCAGCCAGTTCGGCACTCCGACCTGGTATTACGTGTCGAGCATCACCGGCCAGCGCCCCTTCAACCGCCCGCGCATCCGCGACCATTCGGTTCTGGCGGTGACCTTCGACGAGAGGGGCCGCGTGTCGGAGGTGAAGCGCAGCGGCGTGGAGCAGGTCGTGTTCCTCGATCCCAACGGCAACAAGACCCCGACGCTGGGCCGCGAGCGCGGCTTCCTCGAGGACCTGTTCGGCAATATTGGTCAGGTCGGCGGTGCGGGCGTCGGCGGGGCGCCGGGCGGCGGGCCGAACGGGCAGTAA
- a CDS encoding ubiquinol-cytochrome C chaperone family protein, which produces MSFLSRLLGTAPDPREGVRPLWHRVIELARDTVYYTECGVADSIAGRFDMITAVLSAAMVRLEASDMRAESALLAELFVEDMDGQLREFGVNDVVVGKRIGKLMSVLGGRLGAYRGALNEGDLDRLTAAIARNVTFAPGTDEAAGARAVAGRIMKLSERLGRFSDAEMLKASAIW; this is translated from the coding sequence ATGTCCTTCCTCTCCCGCCTGCTCGGCACCGCCCCCGACCCGCGCGAAGGCGTGCGGCCGCTGTGGCACCGCGTGATCGAGCTGGCGCGCGACACCGTGTATTACACCGAATGCGGCGTGGCGGACTCGATCGCGGGCCGCTTCGACATGATCACCGCAGTGCTGAGCGCGGCGATGGTGCGGCTGGAAGCCTCCGACATGCGCGCGGAAAGCGCGCTGCTGGCGGAGCTGTTCGTCGAGGACATGGACGGCCAGCTGCGCGAATTCGGGGTCAACGACGTGGTCGTGGGCAAGCGCATCGGCAAGCTGATGAGCGTGCTCGGCGGGCGGCTCGGGGCCTATCGCGGGGCGCTGAACGAAGGCGATCTCGACCGGCTGACGGCGGCGATCGCGCGCAATGTCACCTTCGCGCCCGGCACCGACGAGGCGGCGGGCGCACGGGCCGTGGCCGGGCGGATCATGAAGCTGTCCGAGCGGCTGGGTCGCTTTTCCGATGCCGAAATGCTGAAGGCGAGCGCGATCTGGTGA
- a CDS encoding YceD family protein, with product MSAPLPPSELTRMVKARPLPGGPVVIEASEAERAALAARFGLGAVESLRAEISLEQKPRAIRATGRLKAAIMQPCAISGEDFPVTIDEPIDLRFVEDHQRPASEDEEIELEADDCDEIEFSGEMFDLGEAVAQSLGLAIDPYAEGPDADAARAAAGIVQEDEVRGPLADLLAGLKKD from the coding sequence GTGAGCGCGCCTCTCCCCCCGTCCGAACTGACCCGCATGGTCAAGGCGCGCCCGCTCCCCGGCGGACCGGTGGTGATCGAGGCAAGCGAGGCGGAGCGCGCTGCGCTCGCGGCGCGCTTCGGCCTTGGCGCGGTCGAGAGCCTGCGCGCCGAGATCAGCCTCGAACAGAAGCCTCGCGCGATCCGCGCAACGGGGCGGCTCAAGGCCGCGATCATGCAGCCCTGCGCGATCAGTGGCGAGGATTTCCCGGTTACCATCGACGAGCCCATCGATTTGCGCTTCGTCGAGGACCATCAGCGCCCGGCGAGCGAGGACGAGGAAATCGAGCTCGAGGCCGACGATTGCGACGAGATCGAATTCAGCGGCGAGATGTTCGATCTCGGCGAGGCCGTGGCGCAGTCGCTGGGCCTCGCGATCGATCCCTATGCCGAAGGGCCCGATGCCGATGCCGCGCGCGCCGCGGCGGGGATCGTGCAGGAAGACGAGGTGCGCGGGCCGCTCGCCGATCTGCTCGCCGGGCTGAAGAAGGACTGA
- a CDS encoding DUF2490 domain-containing protein — protein MPAPRLPLLLPLLALAAAPAAAAEEDGNVWLGQFATINTSDKVFVRLEAQERFTNDSERLGQLLLRSLVAYRINREVNIGAGYAYVLTDPVGPVKLNEHRFYQELNIRLLTTPGGTTLDSRTRLEQRTFEERGGTDWRLRQFVQLRAPIIKNNRLVIFTEPFVDLSEGPVQRGGLAIWRNFAGVSIPLAKGVEVVPGYLNQYVVRGGPDRIDHTANVNLFMTF, from the coding sequence ATGCCCGCCCCGCGCCTGCCGCTGCTGCTCCCGCTCCTCGCCCTCGCCGCCGCGCCCGCTGCGGCGGCGGAGGAGGACGGCAATGTCTGGCTCGGCCAGTTCGCCACCATCAATACCTCGGACAAGGTCTTTGTCCGGCTCGAGGCGCAGGAGCGGTTCACCAATGATTCCGAGCGTTTGGGCCAGCTCCTCCTGCGCTCCCTGGTCGCATACAGGATCAACCGCGAGGTCAATATCGGGGCGGGCTACGCCTATGTGCTGACCGATCCGGTGGGGCCGGTGAAGCTCAACGAGCACCGCTTCTACCAGGAGCTCAACATCCGCCTGCTGACGACACCCGGCGGCACCACGCTCGATTCGCGCACCCGGCTCGAACAGCGCACCTTCGAGGAGCGCGGCGGCACCGATTGGCGGCTGCGGCAGTTCGTCCAGCTGCGCGCGCCGATCATCAAGAACAACCGGTTGGTGATCTTCACCGAACCCTTCGTCGACCTCAGCGAGGGGCCGGTGCAGCGCGGGGGGCTGGCGATCTGGCGCAATTTCGCCGGGGTCTCGATCCCGCTCGCCAAGGGGGTGGAGGTGGTACCGGGCTACCTCAACCAGTATGTCGTCCGCGGCGGGCCGGACCGGATCGATCACACGGCCAACGTCAACCTGTTCATGACCTTCTGA
- the ssb gene encoding single-stranded DNA-binding protein → MAGSLNKVMLIGNLGADPEVRTFANGGKVCNLRIATSETWKDRNTGERQEKTEWHTVAIFNEGLAGVAERYLKKGSKVYIEGQLQTRKWQDQQGNDRYSTEVVLRGPNSVMTMLDGASGGGGGMGGGGGGGRSGGYGGGSGGGAGGYGGGSAGGSGGGFGGGSSGGGYDDLDDDIPF, encoded by the coding sequence ATGGCGGGTTCGCTCAACAAGGTCATGCTGATCGGCAATCTGGGCGCGGACCCGGAAGTGAGGACCTTCGCCAACGGCGGCAAGGTGTGCAACCTGCGCATCGCCACCTCCGAAACCTGGAAGGACCGCAACACCGGCGAGCGCCAGGAAAAGACCGAATGGCACACCGTCGCGATCTTCAACGAGGGCCTGGCGGGCGTCGCCGAGCGCTATCTGAAGAAGGGCTCTAAGGTCTACATCGAGGGCCAGCTCCAGACCCGCAAGTGGCAGGACCAGCAGGGCAATGACCGCTATTCGACCGAAGTCGTGCTGCGGGGCCCCAATTCGGTGATGACCATGCTCGATGGCGCGTCGGGTGGTGGCGGCGGCATGGGCGGCGGTGGCGGCGGTGGCCGTTCGGGCGGCTATGGCGGCGGCTCGGGCGGGGGCGCGGGCGGCTATGGCGGCGGGTCCGCTGGCGGTTCGGGCGGCGGCTTCGGCGGCGGTTCCTCGGGCGGCGGCTACGACGATCTCGACGACGACATCCCGTTCTGA